From Microbacterium sp. YJN-G, a single genomic window includes:
- a CDS encoding transglutaminase-like domain-containing protein, with translation MSAAATPALLPARRWALDLIAVAALLIVALVGFWPTFGGPSFVLTAIGGILLGLGIAAAGAWRRWGILAVAGVTIAVYFLFGGALALPHTTIAGFIPTLDTLTGLALGAVTSWKQLLTTVAPVSPADGHLLVPFLVALLAAVTAGSLALRLQHVAWAMLPLLGALTLVIALGVPDAAFPVVQGILLAIGAAIWMSMRAWWVPHDSAVDVAQVDHTRAAHMRMRRLLGGVAVVAIAAGAGVAVSAVASPSEPRHILRDAIIPPFDVRDYPSPLQSFRKTVRDQKEKTLFTVSGLPEGARVRLAAMDQWDGIVYNVADGGPGSSSAFTPLRSNMAASAEGVPASLRFEIGEYSGVWVPGVEVTDDIVFDGARADELRRSAYSNTETGTSVVVAGLKKGDAYTLKAIVAGDVSDEQLEDADFANVRMPKLSNVPDDLANIASDAVADAESPIEQVRALETHFAEGGFFSHGLEGEVLSRAGHTAERIATLLGGDQMIGDDEQYAVVMALAAREIGIPARVVMGYYPNEDQAGEPVFTATGDDVHAWVEVAFEGFGWVPFSPTPPEDKVPNDQNTKPKVDPKPQVLQPPPPPQEPVDLPPTVPDDRKPQDDAPNILGIIGVILAIGGISAGVLLLLASPFIVIGAWKAARRRARRNAERASDRISGGWDELTDRAVDYGARFPAGATRVEEAVTLSAALEIPTATALADHADRQVFGPAEPTSQDVEAFWKEIDAVVGGMGSGVGFWKRLKARLSVRSLTGSGRLSARLQELKDAAASRVRREPGNIDKNSTPAAESENR, from the coding sequence ATGAGCGCCGCCGCCACCCCCGCGCTGCTTCCCGCGCGTCGCTGGGCTCTCGATCTGATTGCGGTCGCCGCGCTGCTCATCGTCGCGCTCGTCGGCTTCTGGCCGACCTTCGGCGGGCCGTCGTTCGTCCTCACCGCGATCGGCGGCATCCTGCTAGGCCTGGGCATCGCCGCCGCCGGCGCGTGGCGGCGCTGGGGCATCCTCGCCGTCGCCGGTGTGACGATCGCCGTCTACTTCCTCTTCGGCGGGGCGCTGGCCCTGCCGCACACCACGATCGCCGGCTTCATCCCCACGCTCGACACCCTCACGGGCCTGGCGCTCGGCGCCGTCACCTCGTGGAAGCAGCTGCTCACGACGGTCGCACCGGTCTCGCCCGCCGACGGGCACCTGCTGGTGCCGTTCCTGGTCGCCCTGCTCGCAGCGGTGACCGCCGGCTCGCTGGCCCTGCGCCTGCAGCACGTGGCCTGGGCGATGCTGCCGCTTCTCGGCGCACTGACGCTGGTGATCGCGCTCGGCGTTCCCGATGCGGCGTTCCCGGTCGTGCAGGGCATCCTGCTCGCCATCGGCGCCGCGATCTGGATGTCGATGCGCGCCTGGTGGGTGCCGCACGACAGCGCCGTCGACGTCGCGCAGGTCGACCACACCCGCGCCGCGCACATGCGCATGCGCCGGCTGCTCGGCGGCGTCGCGGTGGTCGCGATCGCCGCGGGCGCCGGTGTCGCCGTCAGCGCCGTCGCCTCGCCGTCCGAGCCGCGCCACATCCTGCGCGACGCGATCATCCCGCCGTTCGACGTGCGCGACTACCCCAGCCCGCTGCAGTCGTTCCGCAAGACCGTGCGCGACCAGAAGGAGAAGACGCTGTTCACCGTGTCGGGCCTTCCGGAAGGCGCCCGCGTGCGCCTGGCCGCGATGGACCAGTGGGACGGCATCGTCTACAACGTCGCCGACGGCGGACCCGGTTCGTCCAGCGCGTTCACGCCGCTGCGGTCGAACATGGCCGCGTCCGCCGAGGGCGTTCCCGCCTCGCTGCGCTTCGAGATCGGCGAGTACAGCGGCGTGTGGGTGCCCGGCGTCGAGGTCACCGACGACATCGTCTTCGACGGCGCGCGCGCCGACGAGCTGCGCCGCAGCGCGTACAGCAACACCGAGACCGGCACGAGCGTCGTGGTCGCCGGACTGAAGAAGGGCGACGCGTACACGCTGAAGGCGATCGTCGCCGGCGACGTGTCCGACGAGCAGCTCGAGGATGCCGACTTCGCGAACGTCCGCATGCCGAAGCTGTCGAACGTGCCCGACGACCTGGCGAACATCGCATCGGATGCCGTCGCCGACGCCGAGAGCCCGATCGAGCAGGTGCGGGCGCTGGAGACGCACTTCGCCGAGGGCGGCTTCTTCAGCCACGGGCTGGAGGGCGAGGTGCTCTCGCGCGCCGGGCACACGGCCGAGCGCATCGCCACGCTGCTCGGCGGCGACCAGATGATCGGCGACGACGAGCAGTACGCGGTCGTCATGGCGCTCGCCGCTCGCGAGATCGGCATCCCGGCGCGCGTCGTGATGGGCTACTACCCGAACGAGGACCAGGCGGGTGAGCCCGTCTTCACCGCGACCGGTGACGACGTGCACGCCTGGGTCGAGGTCGCGTTCGAGGGGTTCGGCTGGGTGCCGTTCTCGCCGACGCCGCCCGAGGACAAGGTCCCCAACGACCAGAACACCAAGCCGAAGGTCGATCCGAAGCCGCAGGTGCTGCAGCCGCCGCCCCCGCCGCAGGAGCCGGTCGACCTGCCCCCGACCGTGCCCGACGACCGCAAGCCGCAGGATGACGCCCCGAACATCCTCGGGATCATCGGAGTGATCCTCGCCATCGGCGGCATCTCCGCAGGCGTGCTGCTGCTGCTCGCCTCGCCGTTCATCGTGATCGGCGCGTGGAAGGCGGCCCGGCGTCGCGCCCGCCGCAACGCGGAGCGCGCCTCGGATCGCATCAGCGGCGGCTGGGACGAGCTCACCGACCGGGCCGTCGACTACGGCGCCCGCTTCCCCGCCGGGGCGACGCGCGTCGAAGAGGCCGTGACCCTGTCGGCCGCACTCGAGATCCCGACCGCCACCGCGCTGGCCGACCATGCGGACCGGCAGGTGTTCGGCCCTGCCGAGCCCACTTCGCAGGATGTCGAGGCGTTCTGGAAGGAGATCGACGCGGTGGTCGGCGGCATGGGATCCGGGGTCGGCTTCTGGAAGCGCCTCAAGGCCCGGCTGAGCGTCCGATCGCTCACCGGATCCGGGCGGCTGTCCGCCCGGCTGCAGGAGCTGAAGGATGCCGCGGCATCCCGCGTGCGGCGTGAACCTGGCAACATCGACAAGAACAGCACCCCTGCTGCGGAGAGCGAGAACCGATGA
- a CDS encoding RDD family protein, with protein MTMPSFGRPAPIARRALAYVIDVLISSAIPVLGILVAVVLAFGPLRGAGLAEVTLLLLGVVLPGTAVVSLAWALVYTFMQSRGGSIGMRAQGIRLASAADGRPLGFWAALLRNVIFGLAASIVVGYFTPLFDGSGRFQGWHDKVSGALMLDALGESPAAPAGAADLSSAPPPSGPPVAAASSGVFAPPSGAPVSGAPAPSAAAPVAPASAHTAAFTPPVSSELPEETVIAPRGGGRAAEDPLISFVPGVTQPPAPAAPAPVAPASAPERPAPASAPEPPAPASAPEPPAAPEPPAAATPSAAPASTPESAPAPQPPHAPHPTPATVTDADDEDIESTRISIPGHRLVFTWDDGQRATVSGRTLFGRNPEQEPGAVAIAVRDETLSLSKTHFEASAQPGSGGWVMDRHSTNGTVVVREGMRIACPPGQRVPIRLGDALEIGDRIVTIGGYA; from the coding sequence ATGACGATGCCTTCCTTCGGCCGCCCCGCGCCGATCGCGCGCCGGGCGCTGGCGTACGTCATCGACGTGCTGATCAGCTCGGCGATCCCGGTGCTCGGGATCCTCGTCGCCGTCGTGCTCGCCTTCGGCCCGCTGCGCGGGGCCGGCCTCGCCGAGGTCACCCTCCTGCTGCTCGGCGTCGTGCTGCCGGGCACGGCGGTCGTGTCACTCGCCTGGGCGCTCGTCTACACGTTCATGCAGTCCCGGGGCGGGTCGATCGGCATGCGCGCGCAGGGCATCCGGCTCGCCTCCGCCGCCGACGGCCGCCCGCTGGGCTTCTGGGCGGCGCTGCTGCGCAACGTGATCTTCGGGCTGGCCGCGTCGATCGTGGTGGGGTACTTCACGCCGCTGTTCGACGGTTCGGGCCGTTTCCAGGGCTGGCACGACAAGGTGTCCGGTGCGCTGATGCTGGATGCGCTCGGCGAGAGTCCTGCTGCCCCGGCCGGGGCAGCAGACCTTTCCTCCGCGCCCCCTCCCTCCGGGCCGCCGGTCGCTGCTGCGTCCTCGGGGGTCTTCGCGCCGCCGAGCGGTGCGCCCGTGTCCGGTGCTCCGGCGCCCAGCGCGGCAGCGCCGGTCGCGCCGGCCTCCGCACACACCGCCGCGTTCACTCCACCCGTGAGCTCTGAACTGCCGGAGGAGACCGTCATCGCCCCGCGCGGCGGTGGCCGCGCCGCGGAGGATCCGCTGATCTCCTTCGTGCCCGGCGTGACGCAGCCGCCCGCGCCGGCAGCGCCCGCGCCTGTTGCGCCCGCATCGGCACCCGAGCGGCCTGCGCCGGCATCCGCGCCTGAGCCGCCTGCGCCGGCATCCGCGCCCGAGCCGCCTGCCGCGCCCGAGCCGCCTGCTGCCGCCACGCCGTCCGCCGCACCAGCATCCACTCCCGAATCTGCACCCGCACCGCAGCCGCCCCACGCACCGCACCCGACCCCCGCCACGGTGACCGACGCGGATGACGAGGACATCGAGTCGACGCGGATCAGCATCCCTGGTCACCGCCTGGTCTTCACCTGGGACGACGGCCAGCGCGCGACCGTGTCGGGACGCACCCTGTTCGGCCGCAACCCCGAGCAGGAGCCGGGTGCCGTCGCTATCGCCGTGCGCGACGAGACGCTCTCGCTGTCGAAGACGCACTTCGAGGCCAGTGCCCAGCCGGGCAGCGGCGGCTGGGTGATGGACCGGCACTCCACCAACGGCACCGTCGTCGTCCGCGAGGGCATGCGCATCGCGTGCCCGCCCGGGCAGCGGGTGCCCATCCGGCTCGGCGACGCGCTCGAGATCGGTGACCGCATCGTGACGATCGGAGGTTACGCGTGA
- a CDS encoding PP2C family protein-serine/threonine phosphatase — protein sequence MTSPLIVTSAAATHTGMRRTLNEDAHLASAPVFIVADGMGGHEAGERASAAVAAEFARLVGREALTLDEVRQALASSRAAVEDLANHGAARAGTTLSGVVIASVDGMGYWLAFNIGDSRTYRLAGGELEQITVDHSVIQEMLDDGELTPEQAVTDPRRNIITRAIGAGSTADADYWLFPAESGDRMLVCSDGLTSEVGDDRIREVLMQEPDAQRAADILTAAAVEAGGRDNVTVVVIDALSVASHPGSIVHSDEVDDDTRPRERMKGGNR from the coding sequence GTGACCAGTCCCCTCATCGTCACGTCCGCGGCGGCCACGCACACCGGCATGCGCCGCACGCTCAACGAAGACGCCCACCTCGCCTCAGCCCCCGTGTTCATCGTGGCCGACGGCATGGGCGGGCACGAGGCCGGCGAGCGGGCGAGCGCCGCGGTTGCGGCCGAGTTCGCCCGGCTGGTCGGGCGCGAGGCGCTCACGCTCGACGAGGTGCGCCAGGCGCTCGCCTCGTCCCGGGCCGCGGTGGAGGATCTTGCCAACCACGGCGCCGCGCGCGCGGGCACCACCCTCAGCGGCGTCGTCATCGCCTCGGTCGACGGCATGGGCTACTGGCTCGCGTTCAACATCGGCGATTCGCGCACCTACCGGCTCGCCGGCGGCGAGCTCGAGCAGATCACGGTCGACCACTCGGTGATCCAGGAGATGCTCGACGACGGAGAGCTCACCCCCGAGCAGGCGGTGACCGACCCGCGCCGGAACATCATCACGCGCGCCATCGGCGCCGGCAGCACGGCGGATGCCGACTACTGGCTGTTCCCGGCCGAGTCGGGTGACCGGATGCTGGTGTGCTCGGACGGACTCACCTCGGAGGTCGGCGACGACCGCATCCGCGAGGTGCTCATGCAGGAGCCCGACGCGCAGCGCGCGGCCGACATCCTCACCGCCGCGGCGGTCGAGGCGGGCGGCCGCGACAACGTCACCGTCGTGGTGATCGACGCCCTGTCGGTGGCGTCGCACCCTGGATCGATCGTGCACTCGGACGAAGTCGACGACGACACGCGTCCGCGTGAGCGGATGAAGGGAGGAAACCGATGA
- a CDS encoding FHA domain-containing protein yields MNEFTYRPGDWQVVVEQGGVAAVPADAAPERIAALTRVLRETAPALTEVIDAVSGGSIAALGAFAVALITPEGTRFAVRGDAVGVRAWSAQDEEFSGADITTWSERFVAGPGGFELSLGATAEAPAGPEYTVRSGTVLAAGIRLGERPAASQPASAAFARPAAASSPDADADSASAATPEADADAPATYSRPATAELPVVSGVPGAEGTDGQDAQATPEEDAAASTAEPEPTPELEHEPVAETGTAAIDEIEVQHTLIPSEYTYAPEPPAAPEPEAGFPEATIAGGSAAAAAPGAAAVAPVAGATGDHDGETISLAEARRLRSSTSSEATPTASADAATEVLPVVEAAKTASNGVVRLSTGQVIELDRSVIIGRRPRSTRASGTSMPHLVAVDSPQQDISRNHLEIRPEGDSVVVIDLHTTNGSLLMRPGTDPVRLHPGEHTLVLDGDIVDLGDGVTLGFEGLT; encoded by the coding sequence ATGAACGAGTTCACCTACCGTCCGGGGGACTGGCAGGTCGTCGTCGAGCAGGGAGGCGTCGCCGCCGTGCCCGCGGATGCCGCTCCGGAGCGGATCGCCGCGCTGACGCGCGTGCTGCGCGAGACCGCCCCCGCGCTGACCGAGGTCATCGACGCCGTCTCGGGCGGCTCGATCGCCGCACTCGGCGCCTTCGCCGTCGCACTGATCACGCCGGAGGGAACGCGCTTCGCCGTGCGCGGGGATGCCGTGGGCGTGCGCGCCTGGAGTGCGCAGGACGAGGAGTTCTCGGGCGCCGACATCACCACCTGGAGCGAGCGCTTCGTCGCCGGGCCTGGCGGCTTCGAACTGTCACTGGGGGCCACCGCGGAGGCGCCCGCCGGACCGGAGTACACCGTCCGCTCGGGCACGGTGCTCGCCGCCGGCATCCGGCTCGGCGAGCGACCCGCCGCCTCGCAGCCGGCGTCGGCCGCCTTCGCGCGGCCCGCCGCAGCATCCTCACCCGACGCCGACGCCGACTCGGCATCCGCCGCCACCCCCGAAGCCGATGCCGACGCTCCCGCGACGTACAGCCGGCCGGCCACCGCGGAGCTCCCGGTGGTCTCGGGGGTCCCCGGAGCGGAGGGCACGGACGGGCAGGATGCGCAGGCGACGCCGGAAGAGGATGCCGCAGCATCCACCGCCGAGCCGGAGCCGACCCCCGAACTCGAACACGAACCCGTCGCCGAGACGGGCACCGCGGCGATCGACGAGATCGAGGTGCAGCACACGCTCATTCCGAGTGAGTACACGTACGCTCCCGAGCCGCCGGCCGCGCCGGAGCCGGAGGCGGGCTTCCCCGAGGCGACCATCGCCGGCGGCTCCGCCGCCGCGGCCGCTCCCGGCGCCGCCGCAGTCGCTCCCGTCGCCGGTGCGACCGGCGACCACGACGGTGAGACGATCTCGCTGGCCGAGGCGCGGCGCCTGCGCAGCTCGACGTCGTCCGAGGCCACGCCCACTGCCTCGGCGGATGCGGCGACCGAGGTGCTGCCCGTCGTCGAGGCCGCGAAGACGGCATCCAACGGCGTCGTCCGCCTGTCGACCGGTCAGGTCATCGAGCTCGACCGCTCCGTCATCATCGGACGGCGCCCCCGCTCGACCCGGGCGAGCGGCACGAGCATGCCGCACCTGGTGGCGGTGGATAGCCCGCAGCAGGACATCTCCCGCAACCACCTCGAGATCCGTCCCGAGGGCGACTCGGTGGTCGTGATCGACCTGCACACGACCAACGGGTCGCTGCTGATGCGCCCGGGCACCGACCCGGTGCGCCTGCACCCCGGCGAGCACACCCTCGTGCTCGACGGCGACATCGTCGACCTCGGCGACGGTGTGACCCTCGGATTCGAGGGGCTCACGTGA
- a CDS encoding serine/threonine-protein kinase gives MTRSPSPPPELPGFTYVQPLGTGGFADVFLYEQQLPRRRVAVKVLLAERITSGAAQEFTEEANVMALLSTHPAIVTIYQAGVAGDGRPYLVMEYCPRPNLQARSRRELFSVAEALRVGVQVAGAVETAHRAGVLHRDIKPANILVTEYNRPALTDFGIASTAGAVTEAAGMSIPWSPPESFADPPRSGLSTDIYALGATVYTLLSGRSPFERVGERNSSADLIERIERMALQPLDRADSPASLQAVLERAMAKNPDDRYPSAVAFARALQKVQIELAHSVTPIDIIDEHPAPDEVDDDGDGLTRVREVVSIDPDAAQSVTRPSAATEPKNRPVPQGMPRFDAAPPAAAPEHTVPRMPAATAQQDDKTIVRAPRVLVPDAPATPPPAAMPEPAPDAVGETPRAKRRSGLWIAVSAVVVVLVIGGIVLANMLGGATEPEAEPTPQETSEPVDITGDLVPKVTGLAGVRNGDQVTFTWTNPDPKEGDLYLWQIADPEATEPPKTTDQETAIVTSPERACIEVTLRRSDGRTAGEPQTGCVP, from the coding sequence GTGACCCGATCACCGTCGCCGCCGCCGGAGCTGCCCGGCTTCACCTATGTGCAGCCGCTCGGTACCGGCGGCTTCGCCGACGTGTTCCTGTACGAGCAGCAGCTGCCCCGCCGCAGGGTGGCCGTCAAGGTGCTGCTCGCCGAGCGCATCACCTCGGGCGCGGCGCAGGAGTTCACCGAAGAGGCCAACGTGATGGCCCTACTCTCGACGCATCCGGCCATCGTCACCATCTATCAGGCCGGCGTCGCCGGCGACGGACGTCCTTACCTGGTGATGGAGTACTGCCCGCGTCCCAACCTGCAGGCGCGCTCGCGCCGTGAGCTGTTCTCGGTCGCCGAGGCGCTGCGCGTCGGCGTGCAGGTCGCAGGAGCGGTCGAGACCGCGCACCGCGCGGGCGTGCTGCACCGCGACATCAAGCCGGCGAACATCCTCGTGACCGAGTACAACCGGCCCGCGCTCACCGACTTCGGCATCGCGTCGACCGCGGGTGCGGTCACTGAGGCAGCGGGCATGTCGATCCCGTGGTCGCCGCCGGAGTCCTTCGCCGACCCGCCGCGCAGCGGCCTGAGCACCGACATCTACGCGCTCGGCGCCACCGTCTACACGCTGCTGTCGGGGCGTTCGCCGTTCGAGCGGGTGGGGGAGCGCAACTCCAGCGCCGATCTCATCGAGCGCATCGAGCGGATGGCCCTGCAGCCGCTGGATCGCGCCGATTCGCCCGCCAGCCTGCAGGCGGTGCTCGAGCGGGCGATGGCGAAGAACCCCGACGACCGCTATCCCAGCGCGGTCGCGTTCGCGCGGGCACTGCAGAAGGTGCAGATCGAGCTCGCGCACTCCGTCACCCCGATCGACATCATCGACGAGCATCCGGCCCCCGACGAGGTCGACGACGACGGCGACGGCCTCACCCGGGTGCGTGAGGTCGTCAGCATCGACCCGGATGCTGCGCAGTCGGTCACCCGCCCCTCCGCCGCCACCGAGCCGAAGAACCGGCCCGTGCCGCAGGGGATGCCGCGGTTCGACGCGGCGCCTCCCGCCGCCGCTCCGGAGCACACGGTTCCGCGGATGCCGGCCGCCACGGCCCAGCAGGATGACAAGACGATCGTGCGCGCTCCGCGCGTGCTCGTCCCGGATGCGCCGGCGACGCCGCCACCGGCGGCGATGCCCGAACCCGCACCGGATGCCGTCGGCGAGACCCCTCGTGCGAAGCGACGCTCGGGGCTGTGGATCGCGGTCTCGGCCGTGGTCGTCGTGCTCGTCATCGGCGGCATCGTGCTCGCGAACATGCTGGGAGGCGCCACGGAGCCGGAGGCGGAACCCACGCCCCAGGAGACCTCTGAGCCCGTGGACATCACCGGCGACCTCGTGCCGAAGGTGACCGGTCTCGCCGGTGTCCGCAACGGCGACCAGGTCACGTTCACGTGGACGAACCCCGACCCGAAGGAGGGCGATCTGTACCTGTGGCAGATCGCGGATCCCGAGGCGACGGAGCCGCCCAAGACGACGGATCAGGAGACCGCGATCGTCACCTCGCCGGAGAGGGCGTGCATCGAGGTGACGCTGCGGCGCAGCGACGGACGGACGGCGGGGGAACCGCAGACAGGATGTGTGCCGTGA
- a CDS encoding RDD family protein, whose protein sequence is MIWEIDDGTKTIEGLDEQGRPDPAYARALGLLPAPAGRRALATTVEALVLVLLSLPGILTALPVTLSVAAGEEQLATMLERGALVGPIVGLSISNALVLIFAVVQLVLHGRKGTTLGKALFGIRTVNVRTLERPGFWRGAVVRGLLLWVAFLVPLLGPLLVIAISPMLDPERRGRGWLDRAAATWMVDVRRGLNPYDVKRMRIARKTQRTPEREQKAPLPSLATPVDRDAPGGYVPSTRFSGGVVGAHRAAASEPKPAAPAGADAGGGAISSFAPPADPGGLVNAVPPSLARGELLDGFAPRAAAPAAPQAPAPAASSPAPSASAPAPAPAPAPAPAPAASAASAPAPAAAPVPAASASATPPPAPVTPAATPVTPAAAAPESGADRPGGGVRAVVVLDSGERIDVRGATLFGRAPAPVAGEGAVQLIQVADDTRSVSKTHLAILPARRGVVVVDRGSTNGSAIVRDGAETPLTPGEPIALRTGDVVRFGDRTMTVERA, encoded by the coding sequence TTGATCTGGGAGATCGACGACGGCACGAAGACGATCGAAGGACTCGACGAGCAGGGCCGGCCCGATCCGGCGTACGCCCGTGCGCTGGGCCTGCTCCCGGCACCGGCGGGCCGCCGCGCACTGGCGACCACGGTCGAGGCGCTCGTCCTGGTGCTGCTCTCGCTGCCCGGCATCCTCACGGCGCTGCCGGTGACGCTCTCGGTCGCAGCCGGCGAGGAGCAGCTCGCCACGATGCTCGAGCGCGGCGCGCTCGTCGGTCCCATCGTCGGGCTGTCGATCTCCAACGCACTGGTGCTGATCTTCGCGGTGGTGCAGCTCGTGCTGCACGGCCGCAAGGGCACCACCCTCGGCAAGGCGCTGTTCGGCATCCGCACGGTCAACGTCCGCACGCTGGAGCGGCCGGGATTCTGGCGGGGAGCCGTGGTGCGCGGCCTGCTGCTGTGGGTGGCCTTCCTCGTCCCGCTGCTCGGCCCGCTGCTCGTGATCGCGATCTCGCCCATGCTCGATCCCGAACGGCGCGGACGCGGCTGGCTCGACCGCGCCGCCGCGACCTGGATGGTCGATGTCCGGCGCGGACTCAACCCGTACGACGTCAAGCGCATGCGCATCGCGCGCAAGACGCAGCGCACGCCCGAGCGCGAGCAGAAGGCACCGCTGCCCTCGCTCGCCACCCCCGTCGACCGCGACGCCCCCGGCGGCTACGTGCCGTCCACCCGCTTCTCGGGCGGCGTGGTCGGCGCACATCGCGCCGCGGCATCCGAGCCGAAGCCCGCCGCTCCGGCCGGTGCGGATGCCGGTGGCGGGGCGATCTCGTCGTTCGCGCCACCCGCTGATCCCGGTGGGCTCGTCAACGCGGTGCCGCCGTCGCTCGCGCGCGGCGAGCTGCTGGATGGATTCGCTCCGCGTGCGGCGGCCCCGGCGGCCCCGCAGGCGCCCGCGCCGGCAGCATCCAGTCCCGCGCCCTCGGCATCCGCGCCCGCGCCGGCACCGGCACCTGCACCCGCGCCCGCTCCGGCGGCGTCCGCGGCATCCGCACCCGCGCCGGCGGCCGCTCCGGTGCCCGCGGCATCCGCCTCCGCCACCCCGCCGCCGGCCCCCGTGACGCCAGCGGCGACCCCCGTCACCCCGGCCGCAGCCGCTCCGGAGAGCGGCGCCGACCGCCCCGGCGGCGGCGTGCGCGCCGTCGTGGTGCTCGACAGCGGCGAGCGGATCGACGTGCGCGGCGCCACGCTGTTCGGCCGCGCGCCCGCACCCGTCGCGGGTGAGGGCGCCGTGCAGCTGATCCAGGTGGCAGACGACACCCGCTCGGTCTCGAAGACGCACCTCGCCATCCTCCCCGCCCGCCGCGGGGTCGTCGTCGTCGATCGCGGATCGACGAACGGCAGCGCCATCGTCCGCGACGGCGCCGAGACTCCGCTCACGCCCGGCGAGCCGATCGCCCTCCGCACCGGCGACGTCGTGCGGTTCGGCGACCGGACGATGACCGTCGAGCGTGCATGA